In Thioalkalivibrio paradoxus ARh 1, the following are encoded in one genomic region:
- a CDS encoding FKBP-type peptidyl-prolyl cis-trans isomerase, whose product MTKDVIEPNKYVELTYKVIDAKSGQTLTLVEFPLGYVHGVNEILAPRVMAELEGKSAGDTIEVPIDCNEIYGPRDESLVITDRIENVPEEYREVGTAILMENDRGQTKNFLVTRVDARTITIDGNNPLCGREVIFKLEIQLVRDATDEEIEHGGKVETGPEVSGGRAVPI is encoded by the coding sequence ATGACAAAAGACGTAATCGAGCCGAACAAGTACGTGGAGCTGACCTACAAGGTCATCGACGCGAAATCGGGCCAGACTCTGACGCTGGTCGAATTTCCGTTAGGCTACGTGCATGGCGTCAACGAGATTCTTGCGCCGCGGGTGATGGCCGAGTTGGAAGGCAAATCCGCGGGCGATACCATTGAAGTGCCGATCGACTGCAACGAGATTTACGGGCCGCGCGATGAGTCTCTGGTGATTACCGATCGCATCGAGAACGTTCCTGAAGAATATCGCGAGGTAGGTACCGCGATCCTGATGGAAAACGATAGAGGTCAGACCAAGAATTTCCTGGTGACCCGCGTGGACGCGAGGACGATCACCATCGACGGCAACAACCCGCTATGCGGCAGGGAAGTGATCTTCAAGCTCGAGATTCAGTTGGTGCGTGATGCGACTGACGAAGAGATCGAGCATGGCGGCAAGGTGGAGACGGGCCCCGAAGTGAGCGGCGGGCGCGCGGTGCCCATCTGA
- a CDS encoding DEAD/DEAH box helicase, whose amino-acid sequence MTEATPERTRCADLDLPEPVLQGIREAGFEYCTPIQALTLPIALAGHDVAGQAQTGTGKTAAFLLAAFDRLLRRDPPEGRRHNDVRMLVLAPTRELAIQIHKDALLLGAHTGLKFALAYGGTGYERQREELQAGADVLIGTPGRIIDYHKQRVFGLKRVEVVVLDEADRMFDLGFIKDIRYLLRRCSPPTERQSMLFSATLSWRVMELAYEHMNNPEKVQAQAETVTADRIRQVIYYPANEQKIPLLIGLARKLQPERAIVFVNTKHWAERVCDWLNANELKAALLSGDVPQTKRSRLLSQFAEGKYRYLVATDVAARGLHIPDVTHVFNFDLPQSGEDYVHRIGRTARAGAEGDAISFGCEDSAFYLPDIETYLGRRIPTEMLYPEDLPADLKRPPPRARRKPDERRGRAPRGSAREGGRTPDRGPGRPGGGRRPRRPAPSS is encoded by the coding sequence ATGACCGAAGCGACTCCGGAACGCACCCGCTGCGCCGATCTCGACCTGCCCGAACCGGTCCTGCAGGGCATCCGCGAGGCCGGCTTCGAATACTGCACGCCGATCCAGGCACTGACGCTGCCGATCGCGCTGGCTGGCCACGATGTCGCCGGCCAGGCCCAGACCGGGACGGGCAAGACGGCGGCCTTTCTGCTGGCGGCCTTCGACCGGCTCCTGCGGCGCGACCCGCCTGAAGGCCGGCGCCACAACGACGTGCGTATGCTGGTGCTGGCGCCGACACGCGAACTCGCGATCCAGATCCACAAGGACGCTCTGCTGCTGGGCGCCCACACCGGCCTGAAATTCGCGCTCGCCTACGGTGGCACCGGCTACGAACGGCAACGCGAGGAGCTTCAGGCGGGGGCCGACGTGCTGATCGGCACCCCGGGCCGCATCATCGACTACCACAAGCAGCGCGTGTTCGGCCTGAAGCGCGTCGAGGTCGTGGTGCTCGACGAGGCCGACCGCATGTTCGACCTGGGCTTCATCAAGGACATCCGCTACCTGCTGCGGCGCTGCTCGCCACCAACCGAGCGCCAGTCGATGCTGTTCTCGGCCACGCTGTCCTGGCGGGTGATGGAACTGGCCTACGAGCACATGAACAACCCGGAAAAGGTTCAGGCGCAGGCCGAGACCGTGACCGCGGACCGGATCCGCCAGGTCATCTACTACCCAGCCAACGAGCAGAAGATTCCGTTGCTGATCGGCCTTGCCCGCAAGCTGCAGCCCGAGCGCGCGATCGTGTTCGTGAACACCAAGCACTGGGCCGAGCGTGTCTGCGACTGGCTGAACGCCAACGAACTGAAAGCCGCGCTGCTCTCCGGCGACGTGCCGCAGACCAAGCGCAGCCGACTGCTGTCCCAGTTCGCCGAAGGCAAGTACCGCTATCTCGTTGCGACCGACGTGGCCGCCCGCGGCCTGCACATCCCGGACGTGACCCATGTGTTCAACTTCGATTTGCCACAGTCCGGCGAGGACTACGTGCACCGCATCGGCCGGACCGCCCGCGCCGGCGCGGAAGGTGACGCCATCAGCTTCGGCTGCGAAGATTCCGCATTCTATCTGCCCGACATCGAGACCTACCTGGGCCGCCGCATCCCGACCGAAATGCTCTACCCCGAGGATCTTCCGGCGGATTTGAAGCGCCCCCCTCCGCGCGCGCGGCGCAAGCCCGACGAACGCCGGGGGCGCGCGCCGCGTGGCAGCGCCCGGGAAGGTGGCCGAACGCCGGACCGCGGACCGGGCAGGCCCGGTGGAGGCCGGCGGCCGCGCCGCCCCGCCCCCAGCTCCTGA
- the trxA gene encoding thioredoxin TrxA, translating into MSVNIHHISDASFEADVLKSDRPVLVDYWAEWCGPCKMIAPILDEIAQEYDGKLKVAKLNIDENPGTPPRYGIRGIPTLMLFKDGDVEATKVGALSKSQLTAFLDQHL; encoded by the coding sequence GTGAGCGTAAACATTCATCATATCTCGGACGCCAGTTTCGAGGCGGACGTTCTCAAATCGGACCGGCCCGTGCTGGTCGACTACTGGGCCGAATGGTGCGGCCCGTGCAAGATGATCGCCCCGATCCTGGACGAGATTGCGCAAGAATACGACGGCAAACTCAAGGTTGCCAAACTCAACATCGACGAGAACCCCGGAACGCCGCCTCGGTACGGGATCCGCGGGATCCCGACGCTGATGCTGTTCAAGGATGGCGACGTCGAGGCGACCAAGGTCGGCGCACTGAGCAAATCGCAACTGACCGCCTTCCTCGACCAGCATCTCTGA
- the rho gene encoding transcription termination factor Rho, which yields MNLTELKQKTAAELVAFAESQGIDNMSRARKQEIIFALLKAHAKTGEPIFGDGVLEILSDGFGFLRGADSSYLAGPDDVYVSPSQIRRFGLRTGDTISGKIRPPKDNERYFALLKVSKINFEPPENARHKVLFENLTPLHPNQRMRMERGNGSTEDITARVIDMVAPFGKGQRGLIVSPPKAGKTLMLQNIAQSIATNYPDSYLIVLLIDERPEEVTEMTRMVQGEVVSSTFDEPATRHVQVAEMVIEKAKRLVEHKRDVVILLDSITRLARAYNTVVPSSGKVLTGGVDANALHRPKRFFGAARNIEEGGSLTILATALVDTGSKMDEVIYEEFKGTGNMEIHLDRRIAEKRVYPAINVNRSGTRREELLTEPDELQKLWILRKFLHGMDDLEAMEFLLGRMQSSKTNADFFDMMRRA from the coding sequence ATGAATCTGACCGAACTGAAGCAGAAAACTGCTGCCGAGCTCGTGGCGTTTGCCGAGTCCCAGGGCATCGACAACATGTCGCGGGCACGAAAACAGGAGATCATCTTTGCGCTGCTGAAGGCCCACGCCAAGACCGGCGAGCCGATCTTCGGCGACGGTGTATTGGAGATCCTGTCCGACGGCTTCGGATTCCTGCGCGGCGCGGACAGCTCGTACCTTGCGGGCCCGGATGACGTCTACGTCTCGCCCAGCCAGATCCGGCGCTTCGGTCTGCGCACCGGCGATACCATTTCGGGCAAGATTCGCCCACCGAAGGACAATGAACGCTATTTCGCGCTGCTGAAGGTCTCGAAGATCAATTTCGAGCCGCCGGAGAACGCGCGGCACAAGGTGCTGTTCGAGAACCTGACGCCGCTGCACCCGAACCAGCGCATGCGCATGGAGCGTGGCAACGGCTCCACCGAGGACATCACCGCGCGCGTGATCGACATGGTCGCGCCGTTCGGGAAGGGCCAGCGCGGACTGATCGTGTCGCCGCCGAAGGCCGGCAAGACGCTGATGCTGCAGAACATCGCGCAAAGCATCGCGACCAACTACCCGGACAGTTACCTGATCGTGCTGCTGATCGACGAGCGGCCCGAGGAGGTCACCGAAATGACCCGGATGGTGCAGGGCGAGGTGGTGTCCAGCACCTTCGACGAACCGGCCACCCGGCACGTGCAGGTCGCCGAAATGGTGATCGAGAAGGCCAAGCGCCTGGTCGAACACAAGCGCGACGTGGTGATCCTGCTGGATTCGATCACGCGCTTGGCGCGCGCCTACAACACCGTGGTGCCGAGTTCGGGCAAGGTGCTCACCGGCGGCGTCGACGCGAACGCGCTGCACCGGCCCAAGCGCTTCTTCGGCGCCGCGCGCAACATCGAGGAAGGCGGCAGCCTGACCATTCTCGCCACCGCGCTGGTCGACACCGGGTCCAAGATGGACGAGGTGATCTACGAGGAGTTCAAGGGCACCGGCAACATGGAGATCCATCTGGATCGCCGTATCGCCGAAAAACGTGTGTACCCGGCGATCAACGTGAACCGCTCCGGCACCCGGCGCGAAGAACTGCTGACCGAGCCCGACGAGCTGCAGAAGCTCTGGATCCTGCGCAAGTTCCTGCACGGCATGGACGATCTCGAGGCGATGGAATTCCTGCTTGGGCGCATGCAGTCCAGCAAGACCAATGCCGATTTCTTCGACATGATGCGCCGCGCCTGA
- a CDS encoding transcriptional antiterminator, Rof: MTQAPPYAPMDCARYSELELAIVRRRALRLRWVGRAITHLEVVYPEDLRTRRHAEFLLLRDQLNRRRFVRLDRIVEFSELERR; the protein is encoded by the coding sequence ATGACGCAGGCACCACCCTACGCGCCGATGGACTGCGCGCGGTATTCGGAGCTGGAGCTGGCCATCGTGCGCCGGCGCGCGCTGCGCTTGCGCTGGGTCGGCCGGGCGATCACGCATCTCGAGGTGGTCTACCCCGAGGATCTGCGCACGCGGCGCCATGCCGAGTTCCTGCTGCTACGCGACCAACTGAACCGGCGCCGCTTCGTGCGGCTGGACCGCATCGTCGAGTTTTCCGAACTGGAGCGGCGCTGA
- a CDS encoding CPXCG motif-containing cysteine-rich protein: MTRPVEFVSFPCPWCGEPGETSVDMVSGEREWVEDCTVCCSPIVFRRVDSGSGEEPEIAVWREGE, encoded by the coding sequence ATGACCCGACCCGTTGAATTCGTCAGCTTTCCCTGTCCCTGGTGCGGCGAGCCGGGCGAGACCAGTGTCGATATGGTCAGCGGGGAACGGGAATGGGTCGAGGACTGCACGGTCTGCTGCTCGCCGATCGTGTTTCGGCGCGTCGACTCAGGCTCTGGCGAGGAGCCCGAAATCGCGGTCTGGCGGGAGGGGGAATGA
- the hemW gene encoding radical SAM family heme chaperone HemW — protein MTDSAAGIAGGTARSGTGSPLRYPPPLALYVHLPWCLRKCPYCDFNSHEVRGALPEEAYVDALLKDLESQLPAIWGRRLESIFIGGGTPSLFSPQAIESLLAGLRARLPWRPDLEITLEANPGTAERGYFAGYRDAGVNRLSLGIQSFDPAALERIGRIHDDVDAHAAIAQARAAGFERLNLDLMFGLPGQSLEQGLTDLQTAVAVDPGHISWYQLTLEPNTLFAHRPPPLPADETIDELFARGHSLLQAAGYTRYEVSAHATAGNECRHNLNYWEFGDYLGIGAGAHGKLTDAADGTIRRLTKPRQPEAYLRDPAAITATPVARESLPFEFMLNALRLTGGVPAAMFRERTGLPPERLAARLEQARARGLLSRDPDQLRATPLGLQFLNDLLQIFLSDHDPTR, from the coding sequence ATGACGGACTCCGCTGCAGGCATCGCCGGCGGAACCGCCCGATCCGGCACCGGATCGCCGCTGCGTTATCCGCCGCCGCTCGCGCTCTACGTGCACCTGCCCTGGTGCCTGCGCAAGTGCCCGTACTGCGATTTCAACTCGCACGAGGTCCGCGGTGCGCTTCCCGAGGAGGCGTACGTCGACGCCCTGCTGAAGGATCTCGAGTCCCAGCTCCCGGCAATCTGGGGCCGCCGGCTCGAGAGCATCTTCATCGGCGGCGGCACCCCCAGCCTGTTCTCGCCCCAGGCGATCGAAAGCCTGCTCGCCGGCCTGCGCGCGCGCCTGCCCTGGCGCCCGGATCTCGAGATCACGCTGGAGGCGAACCCCGGAACCGCCGAACGCGGATACTTCGCCGGCTACCGTGACGCGGGCGTGAACCGCCTGTCGCTGGGAATCCAGAGCTTCGACCCCGCCGCGCTGGAGCGGATCGGCCGGATCCACGACGATGTCGATGCGCATGCGGCCATTGCCCAGGCGCGCGCTGCCGGCTTCGAGCGCCTGAACCTGGATCTGATGTTCGGGCTGCCCGGACAGTCGCTGGAGCAGGGCCTGACCGACCTCCAGACCGCGGTGGCCGTGGATCCGGGCCATATCTCCTGGTACCAGCTGACGCTCGAACCCAATACGCTGTTCGCGCACCGGCCGCCGCCGCTGCCGGCCGACGAGACGATCGACGAGTTGTTCGCGCGCGGACACTCGCTCCTGCAGGCCGCGGGCTATACTCGGTATGAAGTCTCGGCCCATGCAACGGCGGGCAACGAATGCCGGCACAACCTGAACTACTGGGAGTTCGGCGACTACCTCGGAATCGGGGCGGGCGCGCACGGCAAGCTGACGGACGCGGCGGACGGAACCATCCGACGCCTGACGAAACCGCGGCAGCCCGAAGCCTACCTGCGCGATCCTGCCGCGATCACCGCGACCCCGGTCGCACGCGAATCGCTGCCCTTCGAATTCATGCTCAACGCGCTGCGTCTGACTGGCGGCGTCCCGGCAGCGATGTTTCGCGAACGCACCGGACTGCCGCCAGAGAGGCTCGCTGCGCGGCTGGAACAGGCACGCGCGCGCGGCCTTTTGAGTCGCGACCCCGATCAACTCCGCGCCACCCCGCTGGGCCTGCAATTCCTGAACGACCTGCTGCAAATCTTCCTGAGCGATCATGACCCGACCCGTTGA
- the rdgB gene encoding RdgB/HAM1 family non-canonical purine NTP pyrophosphatase: protein MNMTPLVLASGNPGKIREFTTLLQPIGIELIPQSHWSVPEAEETGLTFVENAILKARNAALHTGMPALADDSGIEVDALNGQPGIYSARYAGPDADDQDNNEKLLEALAGVPRPERTARFRCVMAFLTHAEDPSPILAEGTWEGLIATKPSGHGGFGYDPIFILPQYGRTSADVPEQVKNRRSHRAQALNSMVAQLTRRMAHG from the coding sequence ATGAACATGACCCCCCTCGTGCTGGCCTCTGGCAACCCCGGCAAGATCCGCGAGTTCACGACCTTGCTGCAGCCGATCGGCATCGAGCTGATTCCGCAGTCGCATTGGTCGGTCCCGGAAGCAGAGGAGACCGGGCTGACCTTCGTCGAGAACGCGATCCTGAAGGCCCGGAACGCGGCACTGCACACCGGCATGCCCGCGCTGGCCGACGACTCCGGAATCGAGGTCGACGCGCTGAACGGGCAACCGGGCATCTATTCCGCGCGCTATGCCGGCCCGGATGCCGACGACCAGGACAACAACGAGAAGTTGCTCGAGGCGCTGGCGGGCGTGCCGCGGCCGGAGCGCACCGCTCGCTTCCGCTGCGTGATGGCCTTTCTCACGCATGCCGAAGACCCCTCGCCGATCCTGGCCGAGGGGACCTGGGAAGGCCTGATCGCGACCAAGCCCTCCGGCCACGGAGGCTTCGGCTACGACCCGATCTTCATTCTCCCGCAGTACGGGCGCACCTCGGCAGACGTGCCGGAGCAGGTCAAGAACCGGCGCAGCCATCGGGCCCAGGCACTGAACTCGATGGTTGCACAGCTGACCCGGCGCATGGCGCACGGCTGA
- the rph gene encoding ribonuclease PH codes for MRPSGRQPDQLRPVRFTRHFTRHAEGSVLVEFGDTRVLCNATVESRVPPFLKGKGRGWVTAEYGMLPRATHDRMAREAARGKLGGRTMEIQRLIGRALRAVVDLEALGERQVIIDCDVLQADGGTRTAAISGAYVALRDAVAHCLKTGVLKRNPVHGQLAAISVGIYQGVPVLDLDYDEDSQAETDMNLVMNEAGGVIEIQGTAEGHAFRRDELDAMLELGEQGIREIIAWQQEALAA; via the coding sequence ATGCGCCCCAGCGGCCGCCAGCCGGATCAGTTGCGTCCGGTGCGATTCACCCGACATTTCACCCGCCATGCCGAAGGTTCGGTGCTGGTCGAATTCGGCGACACCCGCGTGCTGTGCAACGCCACCGTCGAGTCCCGCGTGCCCCCGTTCCTGAAGGGCAAGGGCCGCGGCTGGGTCACCGCCGAGTATGGCATGCTGCCGCGCGCGACCCATGACCGCATGGCGCGCGAGGCGGCACGCGGCAAGCTCGGGGGCCGCACAATGGAGATCCAGCGCTTGATCGGCCGGGCGCTGCGCGCGGTCGTCGACCTCGAGGCGCTGGGCGAGCGCCAGGTCATCATCGACTGCGATGTACTACAAGCAGACGGCGGCACCCGCACTGCCGCGATCAGCGGCGCCTATGTCGCACTGCGCGACGCGGTCGCGCACTGTCTGAAGACTGGTGTACTCAAGCGCAACCCGGTGCACGGACAGCTCGCCGCGATCTCCGTGGGCATTTATCAGGGCGTTCCGGTGCTGGACCTCGACTACGACGAGGACTCGCAGGCGGAGACCGACATGAACCTGGTGATGAACGAGGCCGGCGGCGTGATCGAGATCCAGGGCACCGCCGAGGGCCATGCGTTCCGCCGCGATGAACTCGACGCAATGCTGGAACTCGGCGAGCAAGGCATCCGCGAAATCATCGCTTGGCAACAGGAAGCGCTGGCCGCATGA
- a CDS encoding YicC/YloC family endoribonuclease translates to MTASMTGFARHALEVEGQLLVWELRSVNHRYLDLRLQLPEGLRELEPELRAAIQQAIARGKIDAQLRVEATGADVQIAFDAARAKALIGAIGEVDHMMVNGARVSPLEILAWPGVLESSVSPDADALRERVLQALRAAIDDLRAMRAAEGDVLRQSLQQRLDAFAGLAAQVRERRPEVLQEQRERLQARIGELDLTLDPQRLEQEVALLAQRLDVDEELDRLDGHVAAMREILERDEPVGRRLDFLMQEFNREANTLSSKSHDLLTTQAAMEMKVLIEQMREQIQNVE, encoded by the coding sequence ATGACCGCCAGCATGACCGGATTCGCGCGCCACGCACTCGAGGTCGAGGGCCAGTTGCTGGTCTGGGAGCTGCGCAGCGTGAATCATCGCTACCTCGACCTTCGCCTGCAGCTTCCGGAGGGGCTGCGCGAGTTGGAGCCGGAGCTGCGGGCCGCGATTCAGCAGGCCATCGCGCGCGGCAAGATCGACGCCCAGCTGCGCGTCGAGGCGACCGGGGCGGATGTTCAGATCGCGTTCGACGCCGCTCGCGCGAAGGCACTGATCGGCGCCATCGGCGAGGTCGACCACATGATGGTCAACGGAGCCCGGGTTTCGCCGCTGGAAATCCTCGCCTGGCCTGGCGTGCTCGAGTCGTCGGTCAGCCCCGATGCCGATGCTCTCCGCGAGCGAGTGTTGCAGGCGTTGCGGGCGGCGATCGACGATTTGCGGGCGATGCGGGCGGCCGAAGGCGACGTGCTGCGCCAATCGCTGCAGCAGCGGCTCGACGCGTTCGCCGGTCTGGCAGCGCAGGTGCGCGAGCGCCGTCCCGAAGTGCTGCAGGAACAGCGCGAACGGCTGCAGGCGCGGATCGGGGAACTGGACCTGACACTGGATCCCCAGCGTCTCGAGCAGGAGGTGGCGCTGCTCGCGCAGCGGCTCGACGTGGACGAGGAGCTCGATCGACTCGACGGCCACGTGGCCGCGATGCGGGAGATCCTGGAGCGCGACGAGCCGGTGGGCCGGCGGCTCGATTTTCTGATGCAGGAGTTCAACCGTGAGGCGAACACCCTGAGTTCCAAGTCACACGATCTGCTGACGACCCAGGCGGCGATGGAGATGAAGGTGCTGATCGAGCAGATGCGCGAACAGATCCAGAACGTCGAATAG
- a CDS encoding Hsp20/alpha crystallin family protein: MALMRYEPWSLLNQLSRELERMQGSDQREEPAITADWSPAVDIREESDGYVLHADLPGVDPKDIEVHMESGVLTIRGERRHESKEERENYKRIERVRGTFFRRFSLPDTADSDNISARCQNGVLEVRIPKHAQVQPRRITVEG; encoded by the coding sequence ATGGCACTGATGCGTTACGAACCCTGGAGCCTGCTGAACCAGTTGTCGCGCGAACTCGAGCGCATGCAGGGCTCGGATCAGCGCGAAGAGCCGGCGATCACCGCGGACTGGAGCCCGGCCGTGGACATCCGCGAGGAGTCGGACGGCTACGTGCTGCACGCCGACCTGCCCGGCGTCGACCCGAAGGACATCGAGGTGCACATGGAGAGCGGCGTGCTCACGATCCGCGGCGAACGGCGTCACGAGAGCAAGGAAGAGCGCGAGAATTACAAGCGCATCGAGCGCGTCCGCGGCACGTTCTTCCGGCGCTTCTCGCTGCCCGACACCGCCGACTCCGACAACATCTCGGCGCGCTGCCAGAATGGTGTCCTGGAAGTCCGCATTCCGAAGCACGCCCAGGTGCAGCCCCGCCGGATCACGGTGGAAGGCTGA
- a CDS encoding DnaJ C-terminal domain-containing protein, with translation MHFRDYYKILGVGRGASQDEIKKAYRRLARKFHPDVSQEANAEARFKEINEANEVLGDPERRAAYDRLGSDWRAGQDFRPPPGWAGRSGARGAGADGGFDGFSDFFDSMFGGRPGGRRAGPGFRARGADRSAVAEISLEQALHGTELTVNGAAGEGRRVRIPPGAHNGTRLRVRGQGAPGMGAGSAGDLLLEIRVRPDPRYRLEGRDLHRDVPITPWEAALGATIEAPTPQGTVKLKIPAGSQSGKVMRLKGRGLPGKTPGDLYLRLMIAVPPAAEAGQWYEEMARVSSFRPREGLQP, from the coding sequence ATGCACTTCAGGGACTACTACAAAATCCTCGGCGTGGGCCGCGGCGCCAGCCAGGACGAGATCAAGAAGGCCTACCGGCGCCTGGCGCGCAAGTTCCATCCGGACGTGAGCCAGGAGGCCAACGCCGAAGCGCGGTTCAAGGAGATCAACGAGGCCAACGAGGTGCTCGGTGATCCGGAACGCCGTGCCGCCTACGACCGACTTGGTTCCGACTGGCGCGCGGGCCAGGACTTCCGGCCGCCTCCGGGCTGGGCCGGCCGGTCGGGTGCGCGGGGCGCCGGCGCGGACGGAGGCTTCGACGGCTTCTCCGATTTCTTCGATTCGATGTTCGGCGGCCGCCCCGGGGGGCGCCGCGCCGGACCCGGTTTCCGTGCCCGCGGGGCGGATCGTTCGGCAGTCGCCGAGATCAGTCTGGAGCAGGCGCTGCATGGCACCGAGCTGACGGTGAACGGTGCCGCCGGCGAGGGCCGGCGCGTCCGGATTCCCCCGGGCGCACACAATGGCACGCGCTTGCGCGTCCGGGGGCAGGGCGCCCCGGGGATGGGCGCCGGGTCTGCCGGCGATCTGTTGCTCGAGATCCGGGTGCGCCCGGATCCGCGCTACCGGCTGGAAGGCCGCGACCTCCATCGGGATGTCCCGATTACGCCTTGGGAGGCGGCCCTCGGGGCGACCATCGAGGCGCCGACGCCCCAGGGCACGGTCAAGCTGAAGATTCCTGCTGGCTCGCAGTCCGGCAAGGTGATGCGCCTGAAGGGCCGCGGGCTTCCGGGCAAGACCCCGGGCGACCTGTACCTGCGGCTGATGATCGCGGTTCCGCCGGCCGCAGAGGCGGGCCAGTGGTACGAGGAGATGGCGCGGGTGTCCTCGTTCCGGCCCCGGGAAGGGCTGCAGCCCTGA
- a CDS encoding DegQ family serine endoprotease, translated as MMAKTFLAVLVLLLAAVPVQAQLPAAVDGEPLPTLAPMLERTVPAVVNVATRALVVEPVSPLFDDPFFRRFFDLPSQQRERIRQGLGSGVVVDAGQGLILTNNHVIQRADEIVVTLHDGRRYDAEVIGADRETDIALIRIEADRLQALPFADSDALRVGDFVVAIGNPFGLGQTVTSGIVSALGRSGLGVEGFEDFIQTDASINPGNSGGALVNLRGELVGINTAILARGGGNIGIGFAIPINMARQVQEHLIADGAVTRGQLGIAVQDLTPDLAQAFSLQVSSGAVVTRVEPGSPADRAGLRSGDVVLETDGRPVRNATDLRNRIGLLRVGTEVRLRVLRNGREQFVVARIEAPQRQEIDGASIDARLAGAQFARMLQRDGEPRIAISAVEPRSAAARAGLREGDVVLSINRREVSELDDLRTAAQAGRGGLLLNIQRGDGAFFLMLQ; from the coding sequence ATGATGGCGAAGACATTCCTGGCCGTTCTGGTGCTGCTGCTGGCGGCCGTGCCGGTTCAGGCACAGCTGCCTGCTGCGGTGGATGGCGAGCCGCTGCCGACCCTGGCGCCGATGCTGGAGCGCACGGTCCCCGCGGTGGTGAACGTCGCCACCCGCGCGCTGGTGGTGGAACCGGTCAGCCCGCTGTTCGACGACCCGTTCTTCCGCCGCTTCTTCGACCTCCCGTCGCAGCAGCGCGAGCGCATCCGGCAGGGCCTGGGATCCGGTGTGGTGGTCGACGCCGGTCAGGGGCTGATCCTGACCAACAACCATGTGATCCAGCGTGCCGACGAGATCGTGGTCACGTTGCACGACGGGCGCCGTTACGATGCCGAGGTGATCGGTGCCGACCGCGAGACGGACATCGCGCTGATCCGCATCGAGGCCGACCGCCTGCAGGCGCTGCCGTTCGCCGACTCCGACGCGCTTCGAGTCGGCGACTTCGTCGTTGCGATCGGCAATCCCTTCGGGTTGGGGCAGACGGTCACCAGCGGGATCGTCAGCGCGCTGGGGCGCAGCGGTCTCGGCGTCGAGGGCTTCGAGGATTTCATCCAGACCGACGCGTCGATCAATCCCGGCAATTCGGGCGGTGCGTTGGTCAATCTGCGCGGCGAACTCGTCGGGATCAATACGGCGATCCTGGCCCGCGGTGGCGGCAACATCGGCATCGGCTTCGCGATTCCGATCAACATGGCCCGTCAGGTCCAGGAACATCTGATCGCCGATGGCGCGGTGACCCGCGGGCAGCTCGGGATCGCGGTCCAGGACCTGACGCCGGATCTGGCCCAGGCCTTCTCGCTGCAGGTGTCCAGCGGGGCGGTCGTGACCCGCGTCGAGCCCGGTTCGCCCGCCGACCGCGCGGGGCTGCGTTCCGGCGACGTGGTGCTCGAGACCGACGGCCGTCCGGTGCGCAACGCGACCGACCTGCGCAACCGCATCGGGCTGCTGCGCGTCGGGACCGAGGTCCGGCTGCGCGTCCTGCGCAATGGCCGGGAGCAGTTCGTGGTCGCCCGTATCGAGGCGCCGCAGCGCCAGGAGATCGACGGCGCGTCGATCGATGCCCGGCTCGCTGGCGCGCAGTTCGCCCGCATGCTGCAGCGCGACGGTGAACCGCGCATCGCGATCAGCGCGGTCGAGCCGCGTTCGGCGGCGGCTCGTGCCGGCCTGCGCGAGGGCGACGTGGTGCTGTCGATCAACCGGCGCGAGGTCAGCGAGCTGGACGACCTCCGCACAGCGGCCCAGGCTGGCCGGGGCGGGCTGCTATTGAACATCCAGCGCGGTGACGGTGCGTTCTTCCTGATGCTTCAATAG
- a CDS encoding molybdenum cofactor biosynthesis protein MoaE, translating into MAVQLHAEPFDPWAVIRERERGLPLHRLGAAAVFVGRMRDFNDGREVRGMFLEHYPGMTERELERIVAEAEAKWPLEACEVAHRVGAIEPSDTLVLVAVWSAHRVAARDACSEILERLKHEAPFWKRERLPDGSERWVEQNTPGR; encoded by the coding sequence ATGGCCGTACAGCTTCATGCCGAGCCGTTCGATCCCTGGGCGGTGATCCGGGAACGCGAACGCGGGCTGCCGCTGCACCGACTGGGCGCAGCGGCCGTGTTCGTCGGGCGCATGCGCGATTTCAACGACGGGCGCGAGGTGCGCGGGATGTTCCTCGAACATTACCCGGGAATGACCGAGCGCGAACTGGAACGGATCGTCGCCGAAGCCGAGGCAAAGTGGCCATTGGAAGCCTGCGAGGTGGCGCACCGGGTCGGTGCGATCGAACCGTCCGACACGTTGGTGCTGGTTGCCGTCTGGTCGGCCCACCGGGTCGCGGCCCGCGACGCCTGTTCCGAAATCCTGGAACGCCTGAAGCACGAAGCCCCTTTCTGGAAGCGCGAGCGCCTGCCGGACGGCAGCGAACGCTGGGTAGAACAGAACACGCCGGGCCGCTGA